A section of the Roseovarius sp. W115 genome encodes:
- a CDS encoding DUF6173 family protein: MDDKIETSAEAAEAAALPRCHEVHTDPSKPHTDVPDAVAKSPVEQKSPAQWAYERLILYIQNFEKTLDNEHEIAMGFTGGQAGVLRIEGMGYFDPDIVTFYGSDPAGTKTQLIQHVSQLSVLLRALPKQEEQKEANRIGFRLAEDLEKG, from the coding sequence ATGGACGATAAAATCGAAACATCCGCAGAAGCAGCCGAGGCTGCGGCTTTGCCGCGGTGTCATGAGGTTCATACGGACCCAAGCAAGCCGCACACGGATGTGCCCGACGCCGTTGCCAAAAGCCCCGTGGAACAAAAAAGCCCGGCACAATGGGCCTATGAGCGGTTGATCCTCTACATCCAGAATTTTGAGAAAACGCTCGACAATGAGCATGAGATTGCGATGGGTTTCACCGGCGGTCAGGCCGGTGTGCTGCGGATTGAGGGCATGGGGTATTTTGACCCGGATATCGTGACCTTCTATGGCAGCGACCCGGCAGGAACAAAAACCCAATTGATTCAACATGTCAGCCAGTTGAGCGTGCTCCTGCGCGCCCTTCCCAAGCAGGAAGAACAGAAAGAAGCCAACCGGATCGGATTTCGTCTGGCGGAGGACCTTGAAAAAGGCTGA
- a CDS encoding aa3-type cytochrome c oxidase subunit IV, whose translation MSDHKHGDMDIKVQEKTFNGFIKASTWVAGISIALLLFIAMING comes from the coding sequence ATGTCGGATCACAAACACGGCGATATGGACATCAAAGTTCAGGAAAAGACCTTTAACGGGTTTATCAAAGCCTCGACCTGGGTTGCGGGGATTTCCATCGCGCTGTTGCTGTTCATTGCCATGATTAACGGCTGA
- a CDS encoding acyl-CoA dehydrogenase family protein — translation MSDKLAPILEAARDHAMQVILPNVDAWNRAKTWPREASDKAGAAGLTGLYAPEEFGGQGLPLSEGIQVYEQLGLGDGAYAFALSMHNICTFAGCGYGTDAFKAKWARDLTSGRKLANFALTEPQSGSDPMKMYTRATINDDGTWTISGAKAWVSLATEADIYFTVVKTSDAPGHKDMAMIAIPADAPGISFGPLYDTPSYTFLPMSEMYLDNVVVSEDNIILPIGQGLQGSLMAIDIARVSIASGCCGLMQSALDTALSYAKNRKMFGGKNLDLDGIQWMLGEVATDLEASKLLYRKAAEALGTPEGPLMAAHAKRFVPDAAVKAANTCTQVLGGMGLLQPYGLDRLSRLAQMLRIVDGTTEISRVVIGRALQKRAAGLPDLPVPKGYGEGDSADTDLRYGT, via the coding sequence ATGTCAGACAAACTTGCCCCGATCCTAGAGGCCGCGCGCGACCACGCTATGCAGGTCATTTTGCCGAATGTTGATGCGTGGAACCGCGCGAAGACATGGCCACGTGAGGCGTCAGACAAAGCCGGGGCTGCGGGGCTGACCGGGCTTTACGCCCCCGAAGAGTTTGGCGGTCAGGGCCTGCCCTTGTCCGAAGGCATTCAGGTCTACGAACAGCTGGGCCTTGGCGATGGAGCCTATGCCTTTGCGCTTTCGATGCACAACATCTGCACTTTCGCGGGATGCGGCTATGGCACGGACGCGTTCAAGGCCAAATGGGCGCGCGATCTCACGTCTGGGCGCAAGCTGGCCAACTTTGCGCTGACCGAACCGCAATCGGGCTCGGACCCGATGAAGATGTACACGCGCGCCACGATCAACGACGATGGCACCTGGACCATCAGCGGCGCGAAAGCCTGGGTGAGCCTGGCCACGGAGGCCGACATCTATTTCACGGTTGTCAAAACCAGTGATGCGCCCGGGCACAAGGATATGGCGATGATTGCCATTCCGGCAGATGCTCCGGGGATCAGCTTTGGCCCGCTGTATGACACGCCATCCTACACTTTCCTGCCCATGTCCGAGATGTATCTCGACAATGTGGTGGTGAGCGAAGACAACATCATCCTTCCAATTGGTCAGGGCCTTCAGGGTTCCCTTATGGCGATTGATATTGCGCGTGTCTCGATTGCGTCCGGGTGCTGTGGCCTGATGCAATCAGCGCTTGATACGGCCTTGTCCTATGCCAAGAACCGCAAGATGTTTGGGGGCAAAAACCTCGATCTGGATGGCATCCAGTGGATGCTTGGCGAAGTTGCGACTGACCTTGAGGCGTCAAAGCTCCTGTACCGCAAGGCAGCAGAGGCGCTGGGCACGCCCGAGGGGCCGTTGATGGCCGCGCATGCCAAGCGGTTTGTGCCTGATGCGGCGGTGAAGGCTGCGAACACATGCACCCAGGTGCTAGGCGGTATGGGGCTGTTGCAACCCTACGGCCTGGACCGTCTGTCGCGTCTGGCACAGATGCTGCGGATCGTGGATGGCACAACAGAAATCAGCCGCGTTGTGATTGGTCGGGCCTTGCAAAAGCGGGCGGCGGGCCTGCCGGACCTGCCAGTGCCCAAAGGGTACGGAGAGGGCGACAGCGCTGACACGGACTTGCGCTACGGGACCTGA
- a CDS encoding ATP-binding cassette domain-containing protein, with product MLKLEDCIIRNGAFELHANLSVAERARVAVIGPSGAGKSTLIEAIAGFLPVATGRITWKGQDITDMPPGARPLTMLFQEDNLFPHLSVAQNVGLGIQPNLRLSPTDHAAVRQALNRVGLSGMHTRKPLELSGGQRSRAALARVLVQRRDLLLLDEPFAALGPALRAEMLDLVQELCEETGATLLMISHAPEDARRIAGECILVADGAAHPPQETTALLDNPPKVLRDYLG from the coding sequence ATGTTGAAGCTTGAGGACTGCATCATCCGCAATGGCGCGTTCGAGCTGCACGCGAACCTGTCCGTGGCCGAGCGCGCGCGCGTGGCGGTCATAGGCCCTTCTGGCGCGGGCAAATCCACGCTGATCGAAGCCATCGCAGGTTTCCTTCCCGTCGCAACCGGGCGCATCACGTGGAAGGGGCAGGACATCACGGATATGCCTCCCGGCGCGCGGCCTCTGACAATGCTGTTTCAGGAAGACAACCTCTTTCCGCATCTGAGTGTGGCGCAGAATGTGGGGCTTGGGATCCAGCCCAACCTGCGTCTGTCGCCCACGGATCATGCGGCAGTCCGTCAGGCTCTGAACAGAGTTGGTCTCAGCGGCATGCACACGCGCAAACCCTTGGAACTCTCTGGCGGTCAACGCAGCCGCGCAGCTTTGGCACGGGTGCTTGTGCAGCGGCGGGATCTCTTGCTCTTGGATGAGCCTTTTGCGGCGCTTGGCCCCGCGCTGCGCGCCGAAATGCTCGATCTGGTGCAGGAGTTATGCGAAGAGACTGGCGCCACGCTTTTGATGATCAGCCACGCCCCCGAAGATGCGCGGCGGATTGCGGGGGAATGCATTCTGGTGGCGGATGGGGCGGCACACCCGCCGCAGGAGACAACGGCGCTTTTGGACAATCCGCCGAAGGTTTTGCGGGACTATTTGGGGTGA
- a CDS encoding helix-turn-helix domain-containing protein has protein sequence MTHASPTILSTVSSAFVDDWLVALRALCPKAQMASLLSRSGLSSETHHPNRRVTLDQIVCLYQLAAVETGDEMMGLWSRPIRPRALQHLLTTVKEATSLASALYRFSTFWNLLLDDYQFALDPSEHQLVLRLQPLGEEPVQRFGHMLILKLAHGLMSWLAGYEVPVKAVGFAFARPEFDHDYAVIFPAPLRFGQSETSIAFDAAKLGPVEARNSSDLDRFLQNAPRDWIFTSSREHTQSLRVRTYLSQTAWHDATLNDAARAMHMTPRTLIRRLATDGTSFQAIKDALRRDMAIRDLQSGRKSIEAIALDVGFSSAANFHRAFQRWTGSTPSAYRRSQAEAE, from the coding sequence ATGACCCACGCCTCTCCTACGATCCTGTCCACTGTGTCGAGCGCATTTGTAGACGACTGGCTGGTGGCGTTGCGCGCCCTTTGCCCCAAGGCGCAGATGGCCTCATTGCTCAGCCGCTCAGGCCTGAGTTCCGAGACGCATCATCCCAACCGCCGGGTGACGCTGGATCAGATTGTGTGCCTCTATCAGCTTGCTGCGGTGGAAACAGGCGATGAGATGATGGGTCTCTGGAGCCGGCCGATCCGGCCCCGGGCTTTGCAACACCTGCTGACGACGGTGAAAGAAGCCACGTCACTGGCATCGGCGCTTTACAGGTTTTCGACATTCTGGAACCTACTGCTGGATGACTACCAATTTGCGCTGGACCCGTCTGAGCATCAGCTGGTGCTGCGCCTGCAGCCGCTCGGGGAGGAACCTGTGCAAAGGTTTGGGCATATGCTCATCCTCAAGCTGGCGCATGGGTTGATGTCGTGGCTTGCGGGATATGAGGTTCCGGTCAAGGCGGTGGGGTTTGCTTTTGCGCGTCCCGAATTTGATCACGATTACGCCGTCATCTTTCCCGCCCCTTTGCGGTTTGGTCAGTCGGAGACCTCTATTGCGTTTGATGCGGCAAAGCTGGGGCCGGTGGAGGCGCGAAACAGCTCTGATCTTGACCGGTTTTTACAAAACGCACCGCGCGACTGGATTTTCACCAGCTCGCGGGAACATACCCAATCCCTGCGGGTGCGAACCTATCTGAGCCAGACCGCGTGGCATGACGCGACGCTGAATGATGCGGCGCGTGCGATGCATATGACGCCCCGGACGCTGATCCGCCGGCTGGCGACGGATGGCACCTCTTTTCAGGCGATCAAGGATGCCTTGCGCCGCGATATGGCCATCCGCGATTTGCAGTCGGGGCGCAAAAGCATTGAGGCCATCGCGCTTGATGTGGGGTTTTCCTCGGCTGCAAATTTCCACCGGGCGTTTCAAAGGTGGACCGGCAGTACCCCGAGCGCATATCGGCGAAGTCAGGCGGAAGCAGAGTAA
- the rpmE gene encoding 50S ribosomal protein L31 produces MKKDLHPDYHIIDVKMTDGTIVQMRSTYGNEGDTLSLDVDPSVHPAWTGGGARLTDAGGRVSKFKNKYAGLGF; encoded by the coding sequence ATGAAAAAAGATCTGCACCCCGATTATCACATCATTGATGTCAAAATGACCGATGGCACCATCGTGCAAATGCGCTCGACCTACGGCAATGAAGGCGACACGCTCTCGCTCGACGTGGATCCCTCGGTGCATCCCGCCTGGACCGGCGGCGGCGCGCGCCTCACAGACGCAGGCGGTCGTGTGTCGAAGTTCAAAAACAAATACGCAGGGCTGGGCTTCTAA
- a CDS encoding 6,7-dimethyl-8-ribityllumazine synthase, translating to MTHTRYAFVKANWHADIVDRALEGFCEVIPRENVDVFDVPGAFELPLLARDLAGTGRYTAIVAAAFVVDGGIYRHEFVAQAVVDGLMRAGLDSGVPVLSVSLTPHQYQDSAHHNAVFGAHFVEKGREAARAALQITQARKSLQAA from the coding sequence ATGACACACACCCGTTACGCCTTTGTCAAAGCCAACTGGCACGCCGATATTGTGGATCGTGCCCTAGAGGGGTTTTGTGAAGTTATCCCGCGCGAGAACGTCGATGTGTTCGACGTTCCCGGCGCATTTGAACTGCCGCTTCTGGCCCGTGATCTGGCGGGAACAGGGCGCTATACCGCGATTGTGGCGGCGGCGTTTGTGGTCGATGGCGGTATTTACCGGCATGAGTTTGTCGCGCAAGCCGTGGTCGATGGTCTGATGCGCGCGGGCCTTGATAGCGGCGTGCCGGTGCTGTCGGTGTCCCTGACCCCGCATCAGTATCAGGACAGCGCGCATCATAATGCGGTCTTCGGCGCGCATTTTGTCGAGAAAGGCCGCGAGGCCGCGCGGGCCGCATTGCAGATCACACAGGCGCGCAAATCCCTGCAAGCGGCCTGA
- a CDS encoding invasion associated locus B family protein, translating to MVGVFAALTATGVSAQEESTNQVAAKTAWSVFEDADPKECWAVSSPTETVNTKDGRVVAVRRGDILFMTFFRPGAGVKGQVTFTGGYPFAGGSTVNVNIGGQEFEMFTEGEWAWPASTSDDAKIIAAMQRGTNAVLTARSGRGTITKDTFSLLGFTAALDEAEKRCQ from the coding sequence ATGGTCGGAGTGTTTGCTGCGCTCACGGCGACGGGTGTTTCAGCACAAGAAGAAAGCACAAATCAGGTGGCGGCCAAGACCGCGTGGAGCGTTTTTGAGGATGCGGATCCGAAAGAATGCTGGGCGGTGTCGTCGCCGACCGAAACCGTGAACACCAAGGATGGCCGCGTGGTGGCTGTGCGGCGCGGTGATATTCTGTTCATGACCTTTTTCCGCCCCGGCGCGGGTGTGAAGGGTCAGGTGACATTCACCGGGGGGTATCCTTTTGCGGGTGGCTCGACCGTGAACGTCAATATCGGCGGACAGGAATTTGAGATGTTCACCGAAGGCGAATGGGCTTGGCCGGCGAGCACCTCGGATGATGCCAAGATCATTGCGGCGATGCAGCGCGGGACCAACGCGGTTCTAACGGCGCGCTCAGGGCGTGGCACCATCACCAAGGATACGTTCTCACTTTTGGGCTTCACCGCTGCTCTCGACGAAGCCGAGAAGCGCTGTCAGTAG
- a CDS encoding MBL fold metallo-hydrolase, giving the protein MAETSGKIQTPWDSPPEHGEAIEVAPGVLWIRLPLPMALDHVNIYAFDEGESWTIVDTGIRSKRSQALWEGILSGPLDGKPVSRVVLTHHHPDHIGMAGMLMERFGAELVMTRTAYLMARMLILDVEERPTPQALQFWRRSGMDPEIYEARKNDRPYNFGDICAPLPVGYTRVTQGDVLRMGGRGWEVHIGNGHAPEHLTLWSRDDHLVVAGDQIISSISPNIGVYPTEPDADPVADWLEACGRLAALAREDHVVLSGHKLPFTGLPTRMRQLIDNHHGALDRLRTHLDTPKTAAECFAPLFKRKIDPGTYGLALVEAVAHLNHLHQAGDISRHLREDGAWIWHSEG; this is encoded by the coding sequence ATGGCAGAGACCAGCGGCAAAATCCAAACCCCTTGGGACAGCCCACCGGAACATGGTGAGGCGATTGAAGTCGCGCCTGGCGTGCTCTGGATTCGCCTGCCGCTTCCCATGGCGCTGGATCATGTGAATATCTACGCGTTTGACGAGGGTGAGAGCTGGACCATTGTGGATACCGGCATTCGCTCCAAGCGGTCGCAGGCTTTGTGGGAGGGCATTCTGTCAGGGCCGCTCGACGGCAAACCGGTCTCGCGTGTTGTACTGACACATCACCATCCGGATCATATCGGTATGGCTGGCATGCTGATGGAGCGGTTCGGGGCCGAACTTGTCATGACTCGCACGGCCTATCTGATGGCGCGCATGCTGATTCTGGATGTTGAGGAACGCCCGACGCCGCAGGCGCTACAATTCTGGCGGCGCTCCGGGATGGACCCGGAAATCTATGAGGCGCGCAAGAATGACAGGCCGTATAATTTTGGCGATATCTGTGCACCTCTTCCGGTGGGGTATACGCGCGTCACACAGGGCGATGTCCTTCGTATGGGCGGACGCGGCTGGGAGGTGCATATCGGCAATGGGCATGCGCCCGAGCATCTAACGCTCTGGAGCCGTGATGATCATCTAGTGGTAGCCGGAGATCAGATCATTTCCTCGATAAGCCCCAATATCGGCGTCTATCCGACCGAGCCGGACGCAGATCCGGTGGCGGATTGGCTTGAGGCTTGCGGGCGGCTGGCGGCGCTCGCGCGAGAGGATCATGTGGTTTTGTCGGGGCATAAACTGCCTTTCACCGGCCTGCCCACGCGGATGCGCCAGTTGATCGACAACCATCACGGCGCGCTTGATCGTCTGAGAACACATCTGGACACGCCAAAGACCGCCGCTGAATGCTTTGCGCCCTTGTTCAAACGAAAAATTGATCCTGGCACTTATGGATTGGCCCTTGTCGAAGCGGTTGCGCATCTCAATCATCTGCATCAGGCTGGAGACATAAGCCGCCACCTGCGAGAGGATGGCGCGTGGATTTGGCACAGTGAGGGGTGA
- a CDS encoding asparaginase, which translates to MSTPVPLTEIWRGQIIESLHYGHALICDEKGEIVECWGDPDAVVYPRSSAKMIQALPLIESGAAEAFHLTTEHLALSCASHQGAAVHTDRVSDWITGLGYTDNDFRCGPQMPQDRAAFNELIKTDGSPCQVHNNCSGKHAGFMTVSKHLGGGADYIDPNHPAQQACFAAFEEVTGEPSPGFAPDGCSAPNSITTMRGMGRAMGWFASAVEGKDARHTAAVRLVQAMIEHPLLVAGEKRACTELMRACSEPVALKTGAEGYFVAIAPTRKRGIALKITDGSTRAANCTIAALLVRIGVLDPEHPSAGRFMNAPIRNRRKVETGQIKPVDALLS; encoded by the coding sequence ATGAGTACCCCAGTTCCCCTGACAGAAATCTGGCGCGGACAGATTATTGAAAGCCTGCACTACGGACATGCTCTGATTTGTGACGAAAAAGGTGAGATCGTCGAGTGCTGGGGTGACCCCGATGCGGTGGTCTATCCGCGCAGCTCGGCCAAGATGATCCAGGCCTTGCCGCTCATCGAAAGCGGCGCGGCGGAGGCCTTTCACCTGACAACAGAACACCTTGCGCTGTCCTGTGCCTCGCATCAGGGTGCGGCGGTTCACACGGACCGCGTAAGCGACTGGATCACGGGGTTGGGCTACACGGACAATGATTTCCGCTGTGGCCCCCAGATGCCGCAGGATCGTGCGGCGTTTAACGAATTGATCAAAACCGATGGATCCCCCTGTCAGGTCCATAACAACTGCTCTGGCAAGCATGCAGGGTTCATGACCGTATCCAAGCATCTGGGCGGCGGGGCAGACTACATCGACCCGAACCACCCGGCGCAGCAAGCGTGTTTCGCAGCGTTCGAAGAGGTCACGGGCGAACCAAGCCCGGGATTTGCACCCGATGGCTGTTCTGCGCCCAATTCGATCACCACAATGCGCGGCATGGGCCGGGCCATGGGGTGGTTTGCAAGTGCGGTTGAGGGCAAAGACGCGCGCCACACAGCGGCGGTGCGGCTTGTGCAGGCGATGATTGAGCATCCGCTTCTGGTTGCCGGCGAAAAACGCGCCTGCACCGAATTGATGCGCGCCTGTTCAGAGCCTGTGGCGCTCAAAACCGGGGCAGAGGGCTATTTTGTCGCCATTGCGCCGACCCGTAAGCGAGGGATTGCATTGAAAATCACGGATGGGTCTACCCGCGCAGCCAACTGCACGATTGCTGCGCTTTTGGTGCGTATTGGGGTGCTCGACCCCGAGCATCCATCTGCCGGGCGTTTTATGAACGCGCCCATCCGCAATCGTCGAAAAGTCGAGACAGGCCAGATCAAACCGGTCGATGCCTTGCTGTCCTGA
- a CDS encoding EF-hand domain-containing protein: MTKELKVTLFALVMSVPAIALAMDADGDGMVSPDEFQAVMPDAPEGTFETLDADGDGLLSEAEVQAGKEAGILPA; encoded by the coding sequence ATGACTAAGGAACTGAAAGTCACACTGTTTGCACTTGTCATGAGCGTGCCTGCCATTGCGCTGGCCATGGATGCCGATGGCGATGGTATGGTTTCACCTGACGAATTCCAGGCAGTTATGCCGGATGCGCCTGAGGGCACGTTTGAAACGCTTGACGCAGATGGCGATGGCCTTCTGAGCGAAGCCGAAGTTCAAGCGGGCAAAGAGGCAGGCATCCTGCCAGCATAA
- the rplS gene encoding 50S ribosomal protein L19, whose protein sequence is MDIIAQIEAEQIAALGKDIPDFKAGDTVRVGFKVTEGTRSRVQNFEGVCISRKNGDGIAGSFTVRKISFGEGVERVFPLFSTNIDSITVVRRGRVRRAKLYYLRQRRGKSARIAEDSNYKPKSGAQA, encoded by the coding sequence ATGGACATTATCGCTCAGATCGAGGCGGAACAGATTGCCGCCCTCGGGAAGGACATTCCCGATTTCAAAGCCGGCGACACTGTGCGCGTTGGCTTTAAGGTGACCGAAGGCACCCGCAGCCGTGTTCAGAACTTTGAAGGCGTCTGCATCAGCCGCAAAAACGGCGACGGCATTGCCGGATCCTTCACCGTTCGCAAGATTTCCTTTGGCGAAGGCGTGGAACGTGTGTTCCCGCTCTTTTCGACCAATATCGACAGCATCACCGTTGTCCGCCGCGGCCGCGTGCGCCGCGCCAAGCTCTACTACCTGCGTCAGCGTCGCGGCAAATCCGCCCGTATCGCAGAAGATTCCAACTATAAGCCAAAATCTGGCGCTCAGGCATAA
- a CDS encoding thiamine/thiamine pyrophosphate ABC transporter permease ThiP translates to MADRAQPVSATPGKIVAAGVAAIIFGALVAVALRAETGRGLGAPDWAALRFTVLQATLSALFSVALAIPVARALARRRFKGRRVLIALLGAPFILPVIVAVLGLIAVFGRAGWVSSILGLFGLPPVQIYGLHGVVLAHVFFNLPLATRLILQGWQEIPGERFRLAAQLGVDGWAMVRLIELPMLMRVVPSILAVIFAICLTSFAVALTLGGGPKATTIELAIYQAFRFDFDLGRAAMLSGVQLLLTVLAGALALWLAKGEGFGTGLDRHVRRWDGQTALARYGDSTVILLAAGFLLLPMLAMALNGLPTLLNLPSQVFSAALTSVLVASISTLLLLLMALPMTAAIARGRGGALELAGILGLAASPLVIGTGLFILIRPWGNPLAWALPVTALVNAITVLPFALRVLVPRARDVVARQGRLALSLDMQGWPFLRHVLLPRLKPQIGFAAGLAAALSMGDLGVITLFADPDVATLPLQVYRLMGAYQMDTAAGAALLLLLLSFGAFWILDRGGRAHVEA, encoded by the coding sequence ATGGCTGACCGCGCTCAGCCAGTAAGCGCCACACCCGGCAAGATCGTCGCGGCAGGGGTCGCGGCGATCATCTTTGGTGCCTTGGTGGCTGTGGCCCTGCGCGCCGAGACCGGACGGGGGCTAGGCGCACCTGATTGGGCGGCGCTGCGCTTCACCGTCCTGCAGGCCACGTTATCTGCTTTGTTCAGCGTTGCCCTTGCCATTCCGGTCGCGCGCGCTTTGGCGCGACGGCGGTTCAAGGGCAGACGTGTCCTCATCGCTCTCCTGGGTGCACCCTTCATTCTCCCTGTTATTGTCGCCGTTCTAGGCCTCATTGCCGTCTTCGGCCGCGCAGGATGGGTAAGCAGCATTCTAGGTCTCTTCGGCCTGCCCCCTGTGCAGATTTACGGGCTACACGGTGTGGTCCTGGCCCATGTCTTCTTCAACCTGCCTCTGGCCACACGCCTCATCCTGCAAGGTTGGCAGGAAATTCCCGGCGAACGGTTTCGTCTGGCGGCACAGCTTGGCGTGGATGGCTGGGCCATGGTGCGGCTGATTGAACTGCCCATGCTGATGCGCGTGGTGCCCAGCATTCTGGCGGTGATCTTTGCCATTTGCCTCACCAGCTTTGCGGTGGCCCTGACCTTGGGCGGCGGGCCAAAGGCCACGACAATTGAACTGGCCATCTATCAGGCCTTCCGGTTTGACTTTGACCTAGGCCGGGCGGCGATGCTCTCGGGCGTTCAGCTTTTGTTAACCGTATTGGCTGGCGCGCTGGCCCTGTGGCTGGCCAAGGGCGAAGGTTTTGGCACAGGGTTGGACCGTCATGTCCGGCGGTGGGACGGGCAAACGGCTCTGGCGCGCTATGGAGACAGCACCGTAATCCTTCTGGCGGCGGGCTTTCTGTTGTTGCCCATGCTGGCCATGGCGCTCAATGGTTTGCCCACGCTTCTCAACCTTCCATCGCAAGTTTTCAGCGCCGCATTGACCTCTGTGTTGGTGGCCTCCATCAGCACACTACTCCTGCTCCTCATGGCCCTGCCCATGACCGCCGCAATAGCCCGCGGCCGGGGCGGCGCGCTGGAACTTGCGGGCATTCTTGGGCTCGCCGCCTCGCCTTTGGTGATCGGCACCGGACTCTTCATCCTCATCCGGCCCTGGGGCAACCCACTCGCCTGGGCCTTGCCAGTCACGGCCTTGGTCAATGCCATCACCGTGCTGCCCTTTGCCCTGCGCGTTCTGGTGCCCCGCGCGCGGGATGTGGTGGCGCGGCAAGGGCGTCTTGCCCTGTCGCTTGATATGCAAGGCTGGCCCTTTCTGCGCCATGTGCTCTTGCCGCGACTGAAGCCCCAAATCGGCTTTGCCGCCGGGCTGGCCGCCGCATTGTCTATGGGAGACCTCGGCGTCATCACGCTTTTTGCCGACCCAGATGTGGCCACCCTGCCCTTGCAGGTGTATCGCCTGATGGGCGCTTACCAAATGGACACAGCCGCAGGTGCTGCGCTTTTGCTGCTGCTGCTTTCCTTTGGGGCGTTCTGGATTTTGGACAGGGGCGGGCGTGCACATGTTGAAGCTTGA
- a CDS encoding SDR family NAD(P)-dependent oxidoreductase: MERLLGRTAFITGAGSGFGAGIAKAFCQEGASVVVADLDAAAAHKMADALCADGGTAFGVGVDITNRDSLDAGIAFCRENLGSLNTLVANAGIGQRPVSISDTTANELTRQFETNSIGVVQSCQAALAALRDAQDPSIVITVSGIALVPRPQLYGYGMAKAAAAYFMKSLALELAPERIRVNGLFPAVGQTPMLAEFAGGKLDEGDAATFADALPLGRLITPEDVGHAAVYLASPKEAATVTGCALPVDSGRCI; encoded by the coding sequence ATGGAACGGTTGCTTGGCAGAACAGCATTCATAACAGGTGCGGGTTCCGGGTTTGGCGCTGGAATAGCCAAGGCATTTTGCCAAGAGGGTGCAAGCGTTGTCGTCGCAGATTTGGACGCGGCCGCAGCTCATAAAATGGCTGACGCGTTGTGCGCCGATGGCGGCACTGCTTTTGGGGTCGGGGTTGACATCACAAACCGCGACAGCCTCGACGCTGGTATTGCATTCTGCCGGGAAAATTTGGGCTCGCTGAATACACTTGTGGCCAACGCAGGCATCGGCCAACGTCCGGTGTCTATATCAGATACCACCGCTAACGAACTTACGCGTCAGTTCGAAACCAATTCCATAGGCGTTGTTCAAAGTTGCCAGGCCGCCCTCGCCGCTCTGAGAGACGCACAGGACCCCTCTATCGTCATCACAGTGTCAGGCATTGCTCTCGTACCAAGACCGCAGCTCTACGGGTATGGAATGGCAAAGGCAGCCGCCGCGTATTTCATGAAATCATTGGCGCTTGAACTCGCTCCGGAACGGATTCGAGTTAACGGACTCTTTCCCGCAGTTGGTCAAACTCCAATGTTGGCGGAGTTCGCGGGCGGTAAACTGGACGAAGGAGATGCCGCCACATTTGCCGACGCCTTACCTCTTGGACGATTGATCACACCTGAGGATGTAGGACATGCCGCCGTGTACCTCGCCTCTCCGAAGGAAGCCGCGACTGTGACAGGGTGCGCCCTGCCTGTGGATTCTGGCCGATGCATCTAA